The Colwellia sp. M166 genome segment AGCAGGTAAACATGTTACTGCAATTTCATTCACGTGGTGAGCCATAGTGCCACCTAACTTCTCTGCAACATCTTCGTTGATGAAGTGAATTGGAGCGTTAACTTGCACAGCGTGTTTTGCATCAACACGTAAGAAATCTAAGTGCATTACAACTTGCTTGAACGGGTGACGTTGCATGTCTTTTAAAAGACATTCAACAGGCTTGCCGTCAATGTTGATCGTTAAAACGTGTGAGTAAAATGCTTCTTCTTGTTGTGCACGGAAAACATTTTTGTGCTCTAACGTTAAAGAAACAGGCTCTTGGCCTTCACCGTATAAAATCGCTGGAACTTTGTTCGCGTGACGTAGGCGGCGGCTCGCACCTTTCCCTAAATCTGTACGTACTTCAGCATCCAATGTAAATAAATCAGTCATGGTAATATCCATTATTTAATAATTAAAAGTTGTTGTTTTTTGCGACCAAAAACAACCTGTTCCTATTTCTAACCGATAATAATTAGCTAAAAAAGGCGCGGCATGATAACACCCCCACTAATGGAGATCCAATATTATCGCTAAGGCTTATGACAAAATGCTAATTTAATTGTTTGTTGGCTGCTAATAAAAGCATAAAAATTGAATGTTTTTAGAGTAACGGCCTGCACCTTGGATGTGCAATAAGCCCTATTAAGGGGATTAATGATTATTGTACCTTTAACGTTGCAACCCAAGGTATTCTTTATCGTACTGAATTTTATAGTTTAATTTTTTATTTCCTTACTGGTATTAAGATTGCTTAGCCCTAGGTTCATTTTGCTCAGTTACTCAAGGAATTTTACATGTCGGATCCTGCAGGGATTAAAATATTTTCATTTGTCGGTAAGATGAAAGTGCTGCACCTAAGTTGGATGGCATTTTTTATTACCTTTGCCGTGTGGTTTAACCACGCGCCATTACTTTCTGTCATAGCGGATAGCCTTAATTTATCCAGTGCTGAAATCAAAACGTTATTATTATTAAATGTCGCATTGACCATTCCTGCGCGAGTCATTATCGGTATGCTAACTGACAAGTATGGTCCACGGCTTGTTTATGCAATATTGTTGGCATTGTGTAGCATTCCTTGTTTTATGTTTGCACTCGCTTCCGATTTTGAGCAAGCGGCGTTATCACGGTTTTTACTGGGCTTTATTGGTGCCGGTTTTGTTATCGGTATTCGCATGGTCAGTGAGTGGTTTCCAGCCAATGAACTCGGCACAGCTGAGGGGATTTATGGTGGTTGGGGCAACTTTGGTTCAGCCGCTGCAGCTATGTTACTCCCTAGTTTAGCGTTATTTTTTGGTGGTGAAGATGGATGGCGCTACGCCGTGGCATTGACGGGCGTGCTGAGTTTAGTTTTTAGTGTTATCTGGTATGTTAATGTTAGGGATACTCCGCAAGGCTCTACTTATTTTAAGCCTAAAAGTAGTGGTGCAATGTTGGTCACTAGTCGCAATGACTTTTATCTTCTAATTTTAATGAAACTACCTATGTATGGTGCGTTAGCGCTGCTTACATGGAAGTTGTCGCCAAGTGGTGTGAGCTTACTGTCAGAGCAAAGTGCTATTTTGGTTTATTTAGCACTATTTGCTTTATTCATTATCGAGTTAATTCAAACCTATAAAGTGAATATCAAGGTTTTTGAGTCAACTATACCATCTGCGCAACAGTATAAATTTAAACAAGTTGCGGTACTGAATGTTTTATATTTTGCTACTTTTGGCTCTGAGCTTGCGGTGATTTCTATGTTGCCATTATTTTTTGCTGAAACCTTTGCTTTAGATATGGTGTTTGCCGCCATGTTGGCGTCAACTTATGCCTTTATGAATTTAATGTCACGTCCTGGTGGTGGTTGGCTAAGCGATAAATTTGGTCGCAAGAAAACCTTATTAATTCTGACGGCGGGTTTAGCCTGTGGCTATTTTGCTATGTCGTTGATTTCAGGGGCTTGGCCACTAGCATTAGCGGTAGTAACAGCGATGCTATGTTCATTCTTTGTGCAAGCGGGTGAAGGGGCTGTTTTTGCGGCGGTACCATTAATCAAACGTAGCTTAACCGGACAAATTGCTGGCATGACTGGTGCTTATGGTAATGTTGGCGCTGTTGTCTATTTAACGGTGTTAACTTTTGTACCGTATAGCCAATTCTTTTTAGTCATTGCAGCAACCGCGGTGATAGGCTTTGTCGCTTTATTATTTATGGAAGAACCTAAAGGCAGTATTGCTGAGGTCCATGAAGATGGTACGGTAGAGCTTATTAGTGTCAGCTAGTCAAATGATGAAAAGCCCAATAGATAATAAGCCAGTAAAAGCTAGTAGCGCAACGCAAACCAGTGTGGCGCGCTCCAAGCTACCTGTTATTTTAGCCGTTGTTATTGGCGGCGCATCTCAAGCCGGTACAAAAGCTGAAAACCAAGATGCTTTTGCTGCCTTGCAACCGAGTGTCGCTGAACGAGAGTCAAAAGGCATCGTTGTTGCGATTGCCGATGGCGTTTCAAGTGCTAGCCATGCGGCGCAAGCTGCACAATTGTCGGTCACACAGTTTATTCAAGAGTATTATGCGACAACAGCATCTTGGTCAACGAATAAATCAGCAGCTAAAGTACTAAAAAGTTTAAACCAGTGGTTATTTTCTCAAGGAGTAACTGGGTCTGTTACTGACTCTAAATGTCACCATGAAAATACTCAACAGCAAACTGCACAATGGTTAACCACCTTCACGGCATTAATTGTTAAATCATCTAGTGCTTATATTTTCCACGTTGGCGACACACGTGTAGGTAAATATCGTCATGGCGAATATCACGTTATTACTCGTGATCATAATCAAAAACAAGGGCTCAGTGGCAGTTTACTTACCCGAGCGTTGGGGGCTGATAGCCATTTAAAAGTGGACCAATATCAGCTCGGCGTCAATGTCGGTGATATTTTTATGTTGACCAGTGATGGTGTCCATGAACATATACCTGGACAACAACTGACCAAGATATTATCTGCAATACCAAAGCAGCCCAATAAAGTCATGCTTGAGCAAGTGAGTTTGCAAATTGTTACACAAGCAATTGCCGCGGGTAGTGAGGACAACGTAAGTTGTGTGCTGGTTTATATTGATGCTACACCTAAGCGAGAATTAGCCGAAATTGAACAAGACTTGTTGACGAGAATAATACCTCCAGCGCTGCAAGTTGGGCAGAAACTCGATGGCTATAAGGTAAAGAAAATATTGCATGCCAGTGTGCGATCGCACTTGTATTTAGTCGAACATGCAGATCACGAACAGCCATTAGTGTTAAAAGTGCCTTCGATGAACTTTATCGACGACGCTATCTATATTCAGGGCTTTTTACGAGAAGGTTGGGTGGGGGAGCGGATAAAGCATCGTAATGTTATGCAGGTTATTACTAACCCGAATCCTAGCAAGGCGTTATATCATGTCTGTCAGTTTATTGATGGCCAACCCTTAAGTGAATGGATGCACGATAATCCCAAACCAACTATTGCTCAGGTACGTGATATCGTTAGTCAAATAGTGAGTGCGCTGCGGGCATTTCAGCGTCTTGATTTAGTTCATCGAGACCTAAAGCCTGACAACATTATGATTAATGCCTCTGGGCAGATCACGCTAATTGACTACGGTACGGTTTTAATTGCCGCGCAAGATGAAGTAACAACTGGCCTGCCAGAAACGGTGCCGCAAGGTACGCTGAATTACATTGCACCTGAAACATTACTGACGATGCATGCCGACCACCAAAGTGATTTATTTTCACTTGCTGTTGTTTGTTATGAAATGCTTTCGGGAGCATTACCTTATAAGCCGATGGCGTCGAGCCATGAAAAAGTAAAAGCCTACCCTTTATGGCAATATCGCAGTATTAAAGATTACCGTAATGAATTACCTTTGTGGCTAGATTTAACCTTGAAAAAAGCCTTACAAGCCAATCCAAAGGATCGTTATCATGCCTTTTCTGAATTTCTCACTGATCTTAATAAGCCTAACCTTGATGTGTTGCAAGCATATCAAAACCTACCGTTTATAAAACGTTACCCAATTCAATTTTGGCAAGCGACGACATTTATTTTGTTGATCACACTGCTAGGCGTTATCGCTTTTTAATCGTAGTACATTACTGCATCAATATAACAAGGGCGATTAACTGCACAGCAGTGGTGCGGCTGCATCATCATACTAGTGCATTAGCACGCCATAATTGTTTGATAAATATTTTAGTTATTGTTTTTAAAGTTAAAAGTTAACTGGCACCAGCTTTGCAACTAGATCTATTAAGTTCAGCCAAGGTAAATTAAAAGCACTTAAGATAAGTGATTTTTCTTTGGCGGTCATCTGACTAAAAGTAAGTTTTTCGGTTTAACACGAGTCATAAATAAGTAGGTGTAGGTTGATGGATATAGATAATCAGGCAGTGGTAAAAACAAAAGTTGTTGTTGTTGGCAATGGTATGGTTGGTCATCACTTTGTTGAACAACTTGTTGAGCTAAGTAATAGCGAACAAGCGGTAGAGATAACCGTACTCTGTGCTGAATCGAGACTGGCTTACGACCGCGTACATCTGTCGGAGTATTTTGCCGGTAAATCGGCGGCAGATTTAGCCATGACAGACGAAAAAACCTATCAACAATGGCAAGTGAATTTCGCCGTTGATGCTAAGGTTAGTCATATCGACAAAGCGCAAGGCTTCGTTGAAACAGAGCAAGGAGAGCGCTATCACTATGATAAATTAGTGCTTGCTACGGGCTCGTATCCTTTTGTGCCACCTATCCCAGGTAAAGATCGCGAACATTGCTTAGTGTATCGTACCATTGATGATCTTGATGCTATTCAAGCAAGTGCCGATAAAAGTAAGGTTGGCGTTGTTATTGGTGGCGGGCTGCTTGGTTTAGAAGCTGCTAATGCTCTGAAACAATTAGGCTTAAAAACTCATGTAGTTGAATTTGCCCCACAATTGATGGGGGTGCAAGTTGATGCAGGCGGTGGACGATTACTGAAAAGTAAAATTGAACAGTTAGGTGTGCAAGTGCATACGTCAAAAGCCACCAATGAAATTGTTGATGGTGATCATTGTCGCTACAAGCTTTGTTTTAGTGATGGCAGTGAACTAGAAACTGATTTGATTTTATTTTCAGCCGGTATCAGGCCCTTTGATAACCTCGCTCGTGACTTTGATCTCGCTATTGGTGAACGTGGCGGCATTGTTATTAATAATCAATGTCAAACTTCTGATAATAATATCTACGCTATTGGTGAGTGTGCGTTGTGGAGCAACTTTATTTTTGGTTTAGTTGCGCCTGGTTATGCCATGGCAAAAGTAACGGCAAAACATATTCTGGGTGAAGAGCAACATTTCACCGGTGCTGATATGAGTACCAAGCTTAAGCTAATGGGGGTAGACGTTGGCTCCATTGGTGACGCCCATGCGAAAACATCAGGCTCACTCTGTTATACCTATGAAAATCAGCCGAATGGTGTTTACAAAAAAATTGTTGTTAATGCCGAAAAAACTAAGCTACTCGGTGCGGTCCTTATTGGTGACACCAGTGAATACGACACCTTGTTACAATACATGCTCAATGCTATTGATTTACCGGCGTCACCAGAGTCGTTGATTTTGCCGATGGCGGCTGATAAACCGGCCTTAGGGGTTGATGCTTTACCAGATAGCGCGACCATTTGTTCTTGTCATAACGTCACTAAAGGCGACATTGTCAGTGCTATTGATAACGGTGCTTGTAGTGTTGGCGATATTAAAACTTGTACCAAAGCGAGCTCGGGCTGCGGTGGTTGTACCGCGCTAGTGAAAAATGTCACCGACAGCTTACTTGAGCAACGTGGCGTTGAGGTTAAAAAAGATATCTGTGAGCACTTTGCTCATTCACGCCGAGAGTTGTTCGATATTGTCAAAGTAGAGAAAATCACCACCTTTGAACAATTATTATCGTCACACGGTCAAGGTTTGGGCTGTGAAGTGTGTAAACCATTAACGGCATCTATTTTAGCTTCCGTTTGGAATGATTATATTTTAGAAAAGTCTCATGTCGGTCTACAAGATACCAACGATAACTATCTTGCTAACATGCAAAAAGACGGCACTTACTCGGTTGTTCCGCGTATTGCCGGTGGTGAAATTACGCCCGATAAGTTGATAGTGTTGGGTGAGGTAGCAAAAAAATATAATTTATATACCAAGATTACCGGTGGTCAGCGCGTTGATTTATTTGGCGCACGCGTAGAGCAGTTACCGCCTATTTGGCAAGAACTCATTGACGCCGGTTTTGAAACTGGCCATGCCTATGGCAAGTCGCTAAGAACCGTAAAGTCTTGTGTTGGCTCGAGTTGGTGTCGATACGGTGTACAAGACAGTATTGGTATGGCGATATTATTGGAAAATCGTTACAAAGGTTTACGTGCCCCACATAAAATTAAATTTGCCGTATCAGGTTGTACAAGAGAGTGCGCTGAGGCACAAAGTAAGGACATTGGCATTATTGCCACAGAGAAAGGTTGGAACCTTTATGTTTGCGGCAACGGTGGTATGAAACCGCGTCATGGTGATTTATTTACCACAGATTTAGATGACGAAACATTGATTAAATATATCGACCGAATTTTGATGTTTTATGTTAATACCGGTGACAGGTTGCAACGTACCTCTGTGTGGATGGATAACTTAGAAGGCGGGTTGAGTTATTTACAAAATGTTGTTATTGACGACAGTTTGCAAATTGCTGATGAACTTGAAAAACAAATGCAGCTTATCGTCGGTAGCTATCAATGTGAGTGGAAAACGACATTGGCTGATCCGCAAGCCTTAAAACGTTTTAAACCTTTTGTAAATTCTGACAAGCCGGATACAAATATTCAATTTGTTGAGGAGCGTCAACAAATTAGACCAGCTTATCAGCACGAACGTATCGCAGTGAAAATGTCTGAAAGTTCAGCAACACAAAGCCCTAAAATTGTTGAACCTGCATAAGGAGAAATATATGTCGTTAAAAACAGCAACTCAATGGTCGAATTCAGCAGAAGGTCAGCAATGGCAAACGGTTTGTCAGATGGCAGACTTGATTACCAACTCCGGCGTTTGTGCGCTTATTGAGCAAAGTGATAAAGCAATCGTTGATGAACAGGTGGCTATTTTTCATTTGCCGAATACTGAGCAACAAGTCTATGCTATTGGTAATTATGACCCTATTGGCAAAGCTAATGTGCTTTATCGCGGTATTGTTGGCAGCATTGGTGAGCATCTTGTTGTCGCCTCACCATTGTTTAAACAGCATTTTTCACTGCAAACTGGCCAGTGTTTACAGCAAGATATCAGTGTAAAGCATTACCCCGTAAGGATTATGGAACAGCAAGTACAGTTGTTGGTTTGAGTTTATTAACAAGCTTTCTAAGTAGCGCTGGTTAAGCGCAGTCATGTAATTCATAGGTAAGCAGGCATTGTGAAAGCACAATGCCTTTTAGGGGATAGTAGTGCAAGCTGAGCAAATCATCGAAAGTACCTGTGCTTATTGTGGCGTCGGTTGTGGCATTGATATTACTAAGCAAGGCGAAAAAGCTAAGAAGCTGCAAGCCAGCGCAGATCATCCAGCAAATTTTGGTCGGCTTTGTGTTAAAGGTAGTAATCT includes the following:
- a CDS encoding 50S ribosomal protein L25/general stress protein Ctc; its protein translation is MTDLFTLDAEVRTDLGKGASRRLRHANKVPAILYGEGQEPVSLTLEHKNVFRAQQEEAFYSHVLTINIDGKPVECLLKDMQRHPFKQVVMHLDFLRVDAKHAVQVNAPIHFINEDVAEKLGGTMAHHVNEIAVTCLPANIPEFIEIDVANLEVGQTLHLSDVTLPKGVTSDELAKGESHDQAVATLNAPKGVSDDSAEEATEEASAE
- the nirB gene encoding nitrite reductase large subunit NirB, whose protein sequence is MDIDNQAVVKTKVVVVGNGMVGHHFVEQLVELSNSEQAVEITVLCAESRLAYDRVHLSEYFAGKSAADLAMTDEKTYQQWQVNFAVDAKVSHIDKAQGFVETEQGERYHYDKLVLATGSYPFVPPIPGKDREHCLVYRTIDDLDAIQASADKSKVGVVIGGGLLGLEAANALKQLGLKTHVVEFAPQLMGVQVDAGGGRLLKSKIEQLGVQVHTSKATNEIVDGDHCRYKLCFSDGSELETDLILFSAGIRPFDNLARDFDLAIGERGGIVINNQCQTSDNNIYAIGECALWSNFIFGLVAPGYAMAKVTAKHILGEEQHFTGADMSTKLKLMGVDVGSIGDAHAKTSGSLCYTYENQPNGVYKKIVVNAEKTKLLGAVLIGDTSEYDTLLQYMLNAIDLPASPESLILPMAADKPALGVDALPDSATICSCHNVTKGDIVSAIDNGACSVGDIKTCTKASSGCGGCTALVKNVTDSLLEQRGVEVKKDICEHFAHSRRELFDIVKVEKITTFEQLLSSHGQGLGCEVCKPLTASILASVWNDYILEKSHVGLQDTNDNYLANMQKDGTYSVVPRIAGGEITPDKLIVLGEVAKKYNLYTKITGGQRVDLFGARVEQLPPIWQELIDAGFETGHAYGKSLRTVKSCVGSSWCRYGVQDSIGMAILLENRYKGLRAPHKIKFAVSGCTRECAEAQSKDIGIIATEKGWNLYVCGNGGMKPRHGDLFTTDLDDETLIKYIDRILMFYVNTGDRLQRTSVWMDNLEGGLSYLQNVVIDDSLQIADELEKQMQLIVGSYQCEWKTTLADPQALKRFKPFVNSDKPDTNIQFVEERQQIRPAYQHERIAVKMSESSATQSPKIVEPA
- the nirD gene encoding nitrite reductase small subunit NirD → MSLKTATQWSNSAEGQQWQTVCQMADLITNSGVCALIEQSDKAIVDEQVAIFHLPNTEQQVYAIGNYDPIGKANVLYRGIVGSIGEHLVVASPLFKQHFSLQTGQCLQQDISVKHYPVRIMEQQVQLLV
- a CDS encoding protein kinase yields the protein MMKSPIDNKPVKASSATQTSVARSKLPVILAVVIGGASQAGTKAENQDAFAALQPSVAERESKGIVVAIADGVSSASHAAQAAQLSVTQFIQEYYATTASWSTNKSAAKVLKSLNQWLFSQGVTGSVTDSKCHHENTQQQTAQWLTTFTALIVKSSSAYIFHVGDTRVGKYRHGEYHVITRDHNQKQGLSGSLLTRALGADSHLKVDQYQLGVNVGDIFMLTSDGVHEHIPGQQLTKILSAIPKQPNKVMLEQVSLQIVTQAIAAGSEDNVSCVLVYIDATPKRELAEIEQDLLTRIIPPALQVGQKLDGYKVKKILHASVRSHLYLVEHADHEQPLVLKVPSMNFIDDAIYIQGFLREGWVGERIKHRNVMQVITNPNPSKALYHVCQFIDGQPLSEWMHDNPKPTIAQVRDIVSQIVSALRAFQRLDLVHRDLKPDNIMINASGQITLIDYGTVLIAAQDEVTTGLPETVPQGTLNYIAPETLLTMHADHQSDLFSLAVVCYEMLSGALPYKPMASSHEKVKAYPLWQYRSIKDYRNELPLWLDLTLKKALQANPKDRYHAFSEFLTDLNKPNLDVLQAYQNLPFIKRYPIQFWQATTFILLITLLGVIAF
- a CDS encoding NarK family nitrate/nitrite MFS transporter — protein: MSDPAGIKIFSFVGKMKVLHLSWMAFFITFAVWFNHAPLLSVIADSLNLSSAEIKTLLLLNVALTIPARVIIGMLTDKYGPRLVYAILLALCSIPCFMFALASDFEQAALSRFLLGFIGAGFVIGIRMVSEWFPANELGTAEGIYGGWGNFGSAAAAMLLPSLALFFGGEDGWRYAVALTGVLSLVFSVIWYVNVRDTPQGSTYFKPKSSGAMLVTSRNDFYLLILMKLPMYGALALLTWKLSPSGVSLLSEQSAILVYLALFALFIIELIQTYKVNIKVFESTIPSAQQYKFKQVAVLNVLYFATFGSELAVISMLPLFFAETFALDMVFAAMLASTYAFMNLMSRPGGGWLSDKFGRKKTLLILTAGLACGYFAMSLISGAWPLALAVVTAMLCSFFVQAGEGAVFAAVPLIKRSLTGQIAGMTGAYGNVGAVVYLTVLTFVPYSQFFLVIAATAVIGFVALLFMEEPKGSIAEVHEDGTVELISVS